A region of Streptomyces sp. R44 DNA encodes the following proteins:
- a CDS encoding aminotransferase class I/II-fold pyridoxal phosphate-dependent enzyme, whose product MAAQYAIEGATAKGIAASVERGVSEGGLAPGDALPPVRRLADQLGVSPGTVATAYKELRQRGLIVTRGRGGTVVAEVPSAASRRPPRVPAGLVDLSAGFPDPAFLPVLRPPAAVDPVYGSHRAAPRLAHLEALTRGWFERDGVSAEHVTFAHGALDCIARLLSTELRPGDAVAVEDPGFHHVLDLVPALGLRAVPVAVDGEGLVPESLRAALRGGVRAVVCSPRGQCPTGAFFTRARRDELVAVLREFPEVLVVEDDHNAEVGGAAAYTLAAAGLDRWAQVRTVSKHLGIDLRWAGVACDAVTLARHDRRMVMTSGWVSHVLQETVAGLFADGAVRDLVAAGEEAYAERRTALIGALGAYGIRAVGASGLNVWVPVRDESAVVNGLRTQGWWVAAGARFRVAAPPAVRITTARLAPLDATRFAADFAEVLGDAQATYGA is encoded by the coding sequence GTGGCAGCACAATATGCGATCGAAGGGGCGACGGCCAAGGGGATTGCCGCGTCCGTGGAGCGGGGCGTGTCCGAGGGCGGGCTCGCCCCGGGCGACGCCCTCCCCCCGGTGCGGCGGCTCGCCGACCAGTTGGGGGTGAGTCCGGGGACCGTGGCGACGGCCTACAAGGAGTTGCGGCAGCGGGGGCTGATCGTCACCCGGGGCCGGGGCGGGACGGTGGTGGCGGAGGTGCCCTCGGCGGCTTCGCGGCGTCCCCCGCGCGTGCCGGCCGGCCTGGTCGACCTGTCCGCCGGGTTTCCGGACCCGGCCTTCCTCCCCGTACTGCGGCCCCCGGCGGCCGTCGACCCGGTGTACGGCTCCCATCGCGCCGCGCCCCGGCTCGCGCACCTGGAGGCGCTGACCCGGGGGTGGTTCGAGCGGGACGGGGTGTCGGCGGAGCACGTGACCTTCGCGCACGGCGCCCTCGACTGCATCGCGCGGCTCCTTTCGACGGAGCTGCGGCCCGGCGACGCCGTGGCGGTGGAGGACCCCGGGTTCCACCATGTGCTGGACCTGGTGCCCGCGTTGGGGCTGCGGGCGGTCCCGGTAGCGGTGGACGGCGAGGGGCTCGTACCGGAGTCGCTGCGGGCCGCGCTGCGGGGCGGGGTGCGCGCGGTGGTGTGCAGCCCGCGGGGACAGTGCCCGACCGGGGCGTTCTTCACGCGCGCGCGGAGGGACGAACTGGTCGCGGTGCTCAGGGAGTTCCCCGAGGTGCTCGTCGTCGAGGACGATCACAACGCGGAGGTCGGCGGCGCCGCGGCGTACACGCTCGCGGCGGCGGGGCTCGACCGGTGGGCGCAGGTGCGGACCGTGTCGAAGCACCTCGGCATCGACCTGCGCTGGGCCGGGGTCGCGTGCGACGCGGTGACGCTGGCGCGGCACGACCGGCGGATGGTGATGACCTCGGGCTGGGTCAGTCACGTCCTGCAGGAGACGGTGGCCGGTCTGTTCGCCGACGGGGCCGTACGGGACCTGGTGGCGGCGGGCGAGGAGGCGTACGCGGAGCGGCGCACGGCGCTGATCGGCGCGCTGGGCGCGTACGGGATCCGTGCGGTCGGCGCGAGCGGTCTGAACGTGTGGGTGCCCGTGCGCGACGAGTCGGCGGTGGTCAACGGGCTGCGGACCCAGGGCTGGTGGGTCGCGGCCGGGGCGCGGTTCCGTGTGGCGGCCCCGCCGGCGGTACGGATCACCACGGCGAGGCTCGCGCCCCTGGACGCGACACGGTTCGCGGCGGACTTCGCCGAGGTCCTGGGGGACGCGCAGGCGACGTACGGCGCGTGA
- a CDS encoding acetoacetate--CoA ligase, with protein sequence MTSPAPIEPLWQPDEERIATAAVTRFQAWAAEHHGAPAEGGYPALHRWSVEELEAFWQAVVEWFDLRFSTPYERVLGDRSMPGADWFPGATLNYAEHALRAADERPHDTALLHVDETHEPTPITWGELRRQVGSLAAELRALGVNPGDRVSGYLPNVPQSVVALLATAAVGAVWTSCAPDFGARSVLDRFQQVEPVVLFTVDGYRYGGKEHDRRDTVAELRAELPTLRAVVHIPLLGTPAPEGTLAWSDLVAGDVEPVYEQVPFAHPLWVLYSSGTTGLPKAIVQSQGGILVEHVKQLGLHCDLGPEDVFFWYTSTGWMMWNFLVSGLLTGTTVVLYDGSPGYPDTAAQWRVAERTGATLYGTSAAYVMACAKADVHPGRDFDLSAVKCVATTGSPLPPDGFRWLHDEVRENLWIASVSGGTDVCSCFAGAVPTLPVHIGELQAAGLGTDLQSWDPSGKPLIGEVGELVVTNPMPSMPIHFWNDPDGSRYRDSYFEMFPGVWRHGDWITITDHGSVVIHGRSDSTLNRQGVRMGSADIYEAVERLPEIRESLVIGLEEPDGGYWMPLFVHLVEGVTLDDELIDRIKRTIRSELSPRHVPDEIIEVPGVPHTLTGKRIEVPVKRLLQGTPLAKAVNAGSVDDLGLLHFYETLAANRRG encoded by the coding sequence ATGACATCTCCAGCGCCGATCGAGCCCCTCTGGCAGCCGGACGAGGAACGCATCGCCACGGCCGCCGTCACCCGCTTCCAGGCCTGGGCCGCCGAGCACCACGGCGCCCCCGCCGAGGGCGGGTACCCGGCGCTCCACCGCTGGTCGGTCGAGGAACTCGAAGCCTTCTGGCAGGCCGTCGTCGAATGGTTCGACCTCCGCTTCTCGACCCCGTACGAGCGGGTCCTCGGCGACCGCTCCATGCCCGGCGCCGACTGGTTCCCCGGCGCCACCCTCAACTACGCCGAGCACGCCCTGCGCGCCGCCGACGAGCGCCCCCACGACACGGCCCTGCTCCATGTGGACGAGACACATGAGCCCACGCCGATCACCTGGGGCGAGCTCCGCCGCCAGGTCGGCTCCCTCGCCGCCGAGCTGCGAGCCCTCGGCGTGAACCCGGGCGACCGCGTCAGCGGCTACCTGCCCAATGTCCCGCAGTCCGTCGTCGCGCTCCTCGCCACCGCCGCGGTCGGCGCTGTGTGGACCTCCTGCGCCCCGGACTTCGGCGCCCGCAGCGTCCTCGATCGCTTCCAGCAGGTCGAGCCGGTCGTCCTCTTCACCGTCGACGGCTACCGCTACGGCGGCAAGGAGCACGACCGCCGCGACACCGTCGCCGAACTGCGCGCCGAGCTCCCCACCCTCCGCGCCGTCGTCCACATCCCGCTCCTCGGCACCCCGGCGCCCGAAGGCACCCTCGCCTGGTCCGACCTGGTCGCCGGCGACGTCGAGCCGGTCTACGAGCAGGTGCCGTTCGCGCACCCGCTGTGGGTCCTGTACTCCTCCGGCACGACCGGCCTGCCGAAGGCGATCGTCCAGTCCCAGGGCGGCATCCTCGTCGAGCACGTCAAGCAGCTGGGCCTGCACTGCGACCTCGGCCCCGAGGACGTGTTCTTCTGGTACACCTCCACCGGCTGGATGATGTGGAACTTCCTCGTCTCCGGCCTCCTCACCGGCACGACCGTCGTCCTGTACGACGGCAGCCCCGGCTACCCGGACACCGCCGCCCAGTGGCGGGTCGCCGAACGCACCGGCGCCACCCTGTACGGCACCTCCGCCGCGTACGTGATGGCCTGCGCCAAGGCGGACGTCCACCCCGGCCGGGACTTCGACCTCTCCGCCGTGAAGTGCGTCGCCACCACCGGCTCCCCGCTGCCTCCCGACGGCTTCCGCTGGCTCCACGACGAGGTCCGCGAGAACCTGTGGATCGCCTCCGTCAGCGGCGGCACGGACGTCTGCTCCTGCTTCGCGGGCGCCGTCCCCACGCTCCCCGTCCACATCGGCGAGCTCCAGGCGGCGGGCCTCGGCACCGACCTCCAGTCCTGGGACCCCTCCGGGAAGCCCCTGATCGGCGAGGTCGGCGAGCTCGTCGTCACCAACCCCATGCCGTCCATGCCGATCCACTTCTGGAACGACCCCGACGGCAGCCGCTACCGCGACAGCTACTTCGAGATGTTCCCGGGCGTCTGGCGCCACGGCGACTGGATCACGATCACGGACCACGGCTCGGTCGTGATCCACGGCCGCTCCGACTCCACCCTGAACCGTCAGGGCGTCCGGATGGGGAGCGCCGATATCTATGAGGCCGTCGAGCGGCTCCCCGAGATCCGCGAGTCCCTGGTCATCGGCCTTGAGGAGCCGGACGGCGGCTACTGGATGCCGCTCTTCGTGCACCTCGTGGAGGGCGTCACCCTGGACGACGAGCTGATCGACCGCATCAAGCGGACGATCCGCAGCGAGCTCTCCCCGCGCCACGTCCCCGACGAGATCATCGAGGTCCCGGGCGTCCCGCACACCCTCACGGGCAAGCGCATCGAGGTCCCGGTCAAGCGTCTCCTCCAGGGCACCCCCCTGGCCAAGGCCGTCAACGCCGGCTCGGTCGACGACCTCGGGCTGCTCCACTTCTACGAGACCCTGGCGGCCAACCGCCGCGGCTAG
- a CDS encoding serine protease, with protein sequence MNDSSAPRSTDSQATDSRSAGRSTPGRRTVLRTLALAGVLAGTTFSALPPTAVAASGAPETYTLTIRHLDRAGAATGGYSTHVTGISGPGAQEEATPYDASGTVTVRLPKGRYLLDSTLNGPDPATGTDWVVQPRLDLNGDTTVTVDARTTAPVDVRPPESGARHLNSIGFVEVTHEGTTRSANILTAREGLRVAHLGPASEAGSVKEWFDTYWSGARADYGLGYLFTSDRALTGLVRHPAADRLATLNIRGAAPEGATGTGFVSIQPSKGPTVGLARSLQLPATATVVVNPERGRWDVEYTGPAAPETPPNRYVANGIAVHAGATTTHTFDNAVFGPALDTSPGARPAGVRDGDRIALDIPLLADGDGHAPGAPRFHSATTTLHRDGVLIGTRRGEPGRAEFTTIPGAASYRLTASATRGDGAASSGRVTASWTFTSAAAARPAALPLSTVRFTPDLALDGTAPAGAPLRVPVTVQGAAAEAGVRSLTVSMSLDNGTTWTRLPVVDGQVALRTPAPGRTVSLRAELTDTQGNTLTQTQRNAFRTR encoded by the coding sequence ATGAACGATTCCTCAGCACCCCGGAGCACCGACTCCCAGGCCACCGACTCCCGGAGCGCGGGCCGCAGCACCCCCGGCCGCCGCACCGTCCTGCGCACCCTGGCCCTTGCCGGAGTCCTCGCCGGCACGACCTTCTCCGCCCTTCCCCCGACCGCCGTGGCGGCGTCCGGCGCCCCCGAGACGTACACCCTGACCATCCGGCACCTCGACCGCGCGGGCGCCGCCACCGGTGGCTACAGCACCCACGTCACCGGCATCTCGGGCCCCGGCGCGCAGGAGGAGGCCACGCCGTACGACGCGTCCGGCACGGTCACCGTCCGCCTGCCCAAGGGCCGCTACCTGCTCGACTCCACGCTGAACGGCCCCGACCCGGCGACCGGCACCGACTGGGTCGTCCAGCCCCGCCTGGACCTGAACGGCGACACGACCGTCACCGTCGACGCCCGTACGACCGCCCCGGTGGACGTCCGACCGCCGGAGTCGGGCGCGCGCCACCTGAACAGCATCGGGTTCGTCGAGGTCACCCATGAGGGGACCACCCGCTCCGCGAACATCCTGACGGCCCGCGAGGGCCTGCGCGTCGCGCACCTCGGCCCGGCCTCCGAAGCGGGCTCGGTGAAGGAGTGGTTCGACACCTACTGGTCCGGCGCGCGCGCCGACTACGGGCTCGGCTACCTCTTCACCTCGGACCGCGCCCTGACCGGCCTCGTCCGGCATCCGGCGGCCGACCGGCTGGCCACCCTCAATATCCGCGGAGCCGCCCCCGAGGGCGCGACCGGAACCGGGTTCGTCTCCATCCAGCCCAGCAAGGGCCCCACCGTCGGTCTCGCCCGGTCCCTCCAGCTCCCCGCCACCGCGACCGTCGTGGTCAATCCGGAGCGCGGCCGCTGGGACGTCGAATACACCGGCCCGGCCGCCCCCGAGACGCCGCCCAACCGCTACGTCGCCAACGGAATCGCGGTCCACGCGGGCGCGACCACCACGCACACCTTCGACAACGCCGTCTTCGGCCCCGCACTCGACACCTCGCCAGGCGCCCGTCCGGCCGGCGTCCGCGACGGGGACAGGATCGCGCTCGACATCCCGCTCCTCGCCGACGGCGACGGCCACGCCCCCGGCGCACCGCGCTTCCACAGCGCGACCACCACGCTCCACCGCGACGGCGTCCTGATCGGCACCCGTCGGGGCGAGCCCGGACGCGCCGAGTTCACCACCATCCCCGGAGCGGCCTCGTACCGGCTGACCGCCTCGGCGACCCGGGGCGACGGCGCGGCGTCGAGCGGGCGCGTCACCGCCTCCTGGACCTTCACCTCGGCCGCCGCCGCCCGCCCGGCGGCCCTTCCCCTCAGCACCGTCCGCTTCACGCCGGACCTCGCCCTCGACGGCACCGCCCCGGCGGGCGCGCCGCTCCGCGTGCCGGTCACCGTCCAGGGCGCGGCCGCCGAGGCCGGCGTCCGGTCCCTGACCGTGTCGATGTCCCTCGACAACGGCACCACCTGGACCCGCCTCCCCGTCGTCGACGGCCAGGTGGCCCTGCGCACCCCGGCCCCCGGCCGGACCGTCTCCCTCCGCGCCGAACTCACCGACACCCAGGGCAACACCCTCACCCAGACCCAGCGCAACGCCTTCCGCACCCGCTGA
- the ptsP gene encoding phosphoenolpyruvate--protein phosphotransferase, with amino-acid sequence METTLRGVGVSHGVAIGEVRHMGTAVLEPPAKQIPADEAEREQGRARQAVEAVAADLIARGNLAGGEAQAVLEAQAMIAQDPELIADVDRRIAVGSTAERGIYDAFSHYRELLAGAGEYMAGRVADLDDVRNRIVARLLGVPMPGVPDSDEPYVLIARDLAPADTALLDPALVLGFVTEEGGPTSHSAILARALGVPAIVALPGAGELAEGTLIAVDGSTGELFVDPSEEKKASLTKAAAERKAALATSSGPGATSDGHKVPLLANVGGPADVPAAVEAGAEGVGLFRTEFLFLDDSKKAPSEEKQVEAYRKVLEAFPEGRVVVRVLDAGADKPLDFLTPVDEPNPALGVRGLRSLLDHPEVLRTQLTALAKAAEGLPVYLEVMAPMVADRTDAKAFADACREAGLRAKFGAMVEIPSAALRARSILQEVEFLSLGTNDLAQYTFAADRQVGAVSRLQDPWQPALLDLVALSAEAAKAEGKSCGVCGEAASDPLLACVLTGLGVTSLSMGAASIPYVRATLAKYTLAQCERAAAAARAADTAHEARIAAQAVLSGE; translated from the coding sequence ATGGAGACAACGCTGCGAGGCGTCGGCGTCAGCCACGGAGTGGCGATCGGCGAGGTCCGGCACATGGGTACCGCGGTCCTGGAGCCGCCGGCCAAGCAGATCCCCGCGGACGAGGCGGAGCGCGAACAGGGGCGCGCCCGTCAGGCCGTGGAGGCTGTGGCCGCGGACCTGATTGCCCGGGGCAATCTGGCCGGCGGTGAGGCCCAGGCGGTGCTGGAGGCCCAGGCGATGATCGCCCAGGACCCGGAGCTCATCGCCGACGTCGACCGCCGGATCGCGGTCGGCAGCACGGCCGAGCGCGGTATCTACGACGCGTTCTCGCACTACCGCGAGCTGCTCGCCGGTGCCGGCGAGTACATGGCGGGCCGGGTCGCGGACCTGGACGACGTGCGGAACCGGATCGTCGCTCGGCTGCTCGGTGTGCCCATGCCCGGCGTGCCGGACAGTGACGAGCCGTACGTGCTGATCGCGCGGGATCTGGCGCCCGCCGACACGGCGCTGCTCGACCCGGCGCTCGTGCTGGGGTTCGTGACGGAGGAGGGCGGTCCGACCAGTCACAGCGCGATCCTCGCGCGGGCGCTGGGTGTGCCGGCCATCGTGGCGCTGCCGGGCGCGGGTGAGCTGGCCGAGGGCACGCTCATCGCGGTCGACGGTTCGACCGGTGAGCTCTTCGTGGATCCGAGCGAGGAGAAGAAGGCCTCGCTGACGAAGGCGGCCGCGGAGCGCAAGGCGGCGCTGGCGACGTCCAGCGGTCCGGGTGCGACCTCCGACGGTCACAAGGTGCCGCTGCTCGCGAACGTCGGTGGTCCGGCGGACGTGCCGGCGGCGGTGGAGGCCGGTGCCGAGGGTGTCGGTCTGTTCCGTACGGAGTTCCTCTTCCTGGACGACAGCAAGAAGGCGCCGTCGGAGGAGAAGCAGGTCGAGGCGTACCGCAAGGTGCTGGAGGCGTTCCCCGAGGGCCGTGTGGTCGTGCGGGTGCTCGACGCGGGTGCCGACAAGCCGCTGGACTTCCTGACGCCGGTGGACGAGCCGAACCCGGCGCTCGGTGTGCGGGGTCTGCGGTCGCTGCTCGACCACCCGGAGGTGCTGCGGACGCAGCTGACCGCGCTGGCGAAGGCGGCCGAGGGGCTGCCGGTGTACCTCGAGGTCATGGCTCCGATGGTGGCCGACCGTACGGATGCGAAGGCGTTCGCCGACGCGTGCCGTGAGGCGGGTCTGCGGGCGAAGTTCGGTGCGATGGTCGAGATTCCCTCGGCGGCGCTGCGGGCGCGCTCGATCCTTCAGGAGGTCGAGTTCCTGTCGCTGGGCACCAACGACCTGGCGCAGTACACCTTCGCGGCCGACCGTCAGGTCGGTGCGGTGTCGCGGCTCCAGGATCCGTGGCAGCCGGCGCTGCTCGACCTGGTGGCGCTGTCCGCCGAGGCGGCCAAGGCCGAGGGCAAGAGCTGTGGTGTCTGTGGCGAGGCCGCTTCGGATCCGCTGCTCGCGTGTGTGCTGACGGGTCTGGGTGTCACCTCCCTTTCCATGGGTGCGGCATCGATTCCGTACGTGCGGGCGACGCTCGCGAAGTACACGCTGGCGCAGTGCGAGCGGGCCGCGGCCGCGGCGCGTGCCGCGGACACGGCGCACGAGGCGCGGATCGCCGCGCAGGCGGTGCTGTCCGGGGAGTGA
- a CDS encoding MFS transporter translates to MSRSTTRPARPPLKDRIPGGTDGRRMLLVGFIDKCGTGLWSTAMALYFTYVTGLGLGQVGLLIALSGAAGIAGAPLGGRLADRFPLVRVIICTQLLRAAALLALLTTDDYLLLVLFSAAGALPDRATNVLTKLYAARVAGPDRVRYQAINRTTSNLGWTLGGLGAAAALAIGSDTAFRILLIGDALSYLVMAALTLRCAEPPAPATRIAAASTDPAPTAAPSNPWRDRGFLAFTAGEAVFFLHDSIIQVALPLWIVHATDAPVGLAPLLMVINSALVVLFQVPLSRFGATTDAARRLLGPLAGLFAAGTLALAVSALGGRTLAITSLITAAVVLTFAEMIHTLASWEISVALAPDDAQGAYLGVHGLAQSTQRFAGPLLMTGLVSAGPVAWPFLGAALVATAAAQNRLVRRHLTEPSLSVPKVTVSEH, encoded by the coding sequence ATGAGCCGCAGCACCACCCGACCCGCCCGCCCGCCCCTCAAGGACCGCATCCCCGGCGGCACCGACGGCCGCCGCATGCTCCTCGTCGGCTTCATCGACAAGTGCGGCACCGGACTCTGGTCCACGGCCATGGCCCTCTACTTCACCTACGTCACCGGCCTCGGCCTCGGCCAGGTCGGACTCCTCATCGCCCTCTCCGGCGCCGCGGGCATCGCCGGCGCCCCGCTCGGCGGGCGCCTCGCCGACCGCTTCCCCCTCGTCCGCGTCATCATCTGCACCCAACTCCTGCGCGCCGCCGCCCTCCTCGCCCTCCTCACCACCGACGACTACCTGCTGCTCGTCCTCTTCTCCGCCGCCGGCGCCCTCCCCGACCGCGCCACCAACGTCCTCACCAAGCTCTACGCGGCCCGCGTCGCCGGCCCCGACCGCGTCCGCTACCAGGCCATCAACCGCACCACCTCCAACCTCGGCTGGACCCTCGGCGGACTCGGCGCCGCCGCCGCACTCGCCATCGGCTCCGACACGGCCTTCCGGATCCTGCTCATCGGCGACGCCCTGTCCTACCTCGTGATGGCCGCCCTCACCCTCCGCTGCGCCGAACCACCCGCCCCCGCCACCCGCATCGCCGCCGCCTCCACCGACCCGGCCCCCACGGCCGCGCCCTCCAACCCCTGGCGCGACCGCGGCTTCCTCGCCTTCACCGCCGGCGAGGCCGTCTTCTTCCTCCACGACTCGATCATCCAGGTCGCCCTGCCGCTCTGGATCGTCCACGCCACCGACGCCCCCGTCGGCCTCGCACCGCTCCTGATGGTGATCAACAGCGCCCTCGTCGTGCTCTTCCAGGTCCCGCTCTCCCGCTTCGGCGCCACCACCGACGCAGCCCGCCGCCTCCTCGGCCCGCTGGCCGGACTCTTCGCCGCCGGCACGCTCGCCCTCGCCGTCTCCGCCCTCGGCGGCCGCACCCTCGCGATCACCTCGCTGATCACCGCCGCCGTCGTCCTCACCTTCGCCGAGATGATCCACACCCTCGCCTCCTGGGAGATCTCCGTCGCCCTCGCCCCCGACGACGCCCAGGGCGCCTACCTCGGAGTCCACGGCCTCGCCCAGTCCACCCAGCGCTTCGCCGGCCCCCTCCTCATGACCGGCCTCGTCTCCGCGGGCCCCGTCGCCTGGCCCTTCCTCGGCGCCGCACTGGTCGCCACCGCCGCCGCCCAGAACCGCCTCGTCCGCCGACACCTCACCGAACCGTCACTGTCAGTGCCGAAGGTTACGGTGAGTGAGCACTGA
- a CDS encoding RNA polymerase sigma factor, protein MRDRFRAGDPAALGEAYDEHARVLYHYAYRVCGDRAAAEDVVSAAFLEAWRCRGKVHADGGSLRPWLLGIATNILRGAAREARRRDAALARIPERGVLPDFADDVLARMTDSEQIRAARVALGKLRRREREVFTLVVWAGLDYAAAGEALGIPVGTVRSRLSRARERLRKLAEAELRAARRRERSAAAFRSNGRPGAGGAAPAAGEPLAGEGGGASGPLAVTEGAGPFGAPEDAPEPLVMPDATSPARAVPVAVRSSVRPALAPRPTPENQA, encoded by the coding sequence ATGAGAGATCGTTTCCGCGCCGGGGACCCCGCGGCGCTCGGAGAGGCGTACGACGAGCACGCCCGCGTGCTGTACCACTACGCCTACCGGGTGTGCGGGGACCGGGCGGCCGCGGAGGACGTCGTGTCCGCCGCGTTCCTCGAGGCCTGGCGCTGTCGCGGGAAGGTGCACGCCGACGGCGGCAGCCTTCGCCCGTGGCTGCTGGGCATCGCGACCAACATCCTGCGCGGCGCGGCCCGCGAGGCGCGCCGGCGGGACGCGGCGCTCGCCAGGATCCCCGAGCGCGGCGTCCTGCCGGACTTCGCCGACGACGTCCTCGCCCGCATGACGGACAGCGAGCAGATCCGGGCCGCGCGCGTGGCGCTCGGCAAGCTCAGGCGGCGTGAGCGCGAGGTCTTCACGCTCGTCGTGTGGGCGGGCCTGGACTACGCGGCGGCCGGGGAGGCGCTCGGCATCCCGGTCGGCACCGTCCGCTCCCGGCTGTCCCGGGCCCGTGAACGCCTCCGCAAGCTCGCCGAGGCCGAACTGCGCGCGGCGCGGCGCCGGGAGCGCTCCGCCGCCGCGTTCCGCTCGAACGGGCGGCCGGGGGCCGGCGGCGCCGCGCCGGCGGCGGGTGAGCCGCTCGCCGGCGAGGGGGGTGGCGCGTCCGGACCCCTCGCGGTGACCGAAGGGGCGGGCCCCTTCGGAGCTCCCGAAGACGCACCCGAACCCCTCGTGATGCCTGATGCCACGAGCCCGGCCCGTGCCGTGCCCGTCGCCGTTCGCTCGTCCGTCCGCCCGGCCCTCGCGCCCCGACCCACCCCGGAGAACCAGGCATGA
- a CDS encoding CU044_5270 family protein: MNTFAPRPPADADELLRAELAELLPPPPVPDLTAERNQHLRHTVLRTALAAESDTTARPVRARRPRQGLRLGWIAAPMAACAIVAGVAVLAPREGGTSVAQPASPEAVRILSGAALAAAAAPAPDARPGGYVYVKSLVAHAGRRADGGTATLPPAHQREVWLSVDGSRPGLLREPGAADTELGSEAPVYELDGPGATPRKTTLETAAPSVTNPTHAYVAALPTDPEALLRLIREQTRAGGGDGDQRAFTAIGTLLAETWAPPEVTAALYEAAARIPGVTVLPSAKDAAGREGVAVARTAHGEQTQWIFDRTTSAFLGERTVLTETTSAGRAGTVLGVSAVLAKAAAPAAGELPKG, translated from the coding sequence ATGAACACCTTCGCCCCCCGCCCGCCCGCCGACGCGGACGAGCTTCTGCGTGCCGAGCTCGCCGAGCTGCTGCCCCCGCCTCCGGTGCCCGATCTGACGGCGGAGCGGAACCAGCACCTCAGGCACACCGTCCTGCGGACCGCTCTGGCCGCCGAGAGCGACACGACCGCCCGGCCGGTGCGTGCGCGTCGGCCTCGGCAGGGGCTCCGGCTCGGCTGGATCGCCGCTCCGATGGCCGCCTGCGCGATCGTCGCCGGTGTCGCCGTTCTCGCGCCCCGGGAGGGCGGCACCTCGGTGGCACAGCCCGCCTCGCCCGAGGCCGTGCGGATCCTGTCCGGTGCCGCGCTCGCCGCGGCCGCCGCTCCCGCGCCGGACGCCCGGCCCGGTGGGTACGTCTACGTGAAGAGCCTCGTCGCCCACGCGGGGCGCCGCGCCGACGGCGGTACCGCCACGCTGCCGCCCGCGCATCAGCGCGAGGTGTGGCTCTCCGTCGACGGCAGCCGTCCGGGCCTGCTGCGCGAGCCCGGCGCCGCCGACACGGAACTCGGCTCCGAGGCCCCCGTGTACGAGCTGGACGGCCCCGGGGCCACGCCCCGGAAGACCACCCTGGAGACGGCGGCGCCCTCCGTCACGAACCCGACCCACGCGTACGTGGCGGCCCTCCCCACGGATCCGGAGGCGCTGCTGCGCCTGATCCGGGAGCAGACGCGCGCGGGCGGGGGCGACGGCGATCAGCGGGCGTTCACCGCGATCGGGACGCTGCTCGCCGAGACGTGGGCTCCGCCGGAGGTGACCGCCGCGCTGTACGAGGCGGCGGCGCGGATCCCCGGGGTGACCGTCCTGCCGTCCGCGAAGGACGCGGCGGGCCGCGAGGGCGTCGCCGTGGCCCGTACCGCGCACGGCGAGCAGACCCAGTGGATCTTCGACCGTACGACGTCGGCGTTCCTCGGTGAGCGCACCGTCCTCACCGAGACCACCTCGGCCGGCCGGGCCGGGACGGTCCTCGGGGTCTCGGCGGTGCTCGCCAAGGCGGCGGCCCCGGCGGCCGGCGAGCTGCCGAAGGGCTGA
- a CDS encoding PTS glucose transporter subunit IIA, which yields MTTVTSPLAGRAIGLAAVPDPVFSGAMVGPGTAIDPVREVSEAVSPLDGVIVSMHPHAFVVVDDEGHGVLTHLGIDTVQLNGQGFELLVNKGDRVARGQAVVRWNPAEVEAAGKSPICPVVALEATADSLSDVVEDGDVKADDVLFGWS from the coding sequence ATGACAACCGTGACGTCGCCGCTTGCTGGACGCGCCATCGGTCTCGCCGCAGTTCCCGACCCGGTCTTCTCCGGTGCGATGGTCGGTCCCGGTACCGCCATCGATCCCGTACGTGAGGTCTCGGAGGCCGTCTCCCCTCTCGACGGGGTCATCGTCTCCATGCACCCGCACGCCTTCGTCGTCGTGGACGACGAGGGACACGGTGTGCTGACCCATCTCGGCATCGACACCGTTCAGCTCAACGGGCAGGGCTTCGAGCTGCTCGTCAACAAGGGTGACCGGGTGGCGCGCGGGCAGGCCGTCGTCCGTTGGAACCCCGCCGAGGTCGAGGCCGCCGGCAAGTCCCCCATCTGTCCCGTCGTGGCCCTTGAGGCCACCGCGGACTCGCTCTCCGATGTCGTCGAGGACGGCGATGTGAAGGCCGACGACGTGCTCTTCGGCTGGAGCTGA